The Ochotona princeps isolate mOchPri1 chromosome 22, mOchPri1.hap1, whole genome shotgun sequence nucleotide sequence GACACCAAGAGGAATCAGAACCGAGAGGGTCTACGGGCCCTGCAGAAAGAGCTCAGCGACTCTGGTAAGCTGTGTGTGCGCCTGCCATCTCGTCACCTTCCCTTACAGCTTCCACCGTGTTGTCCACGTAGACCGAAGCAGGCTGTACCCCGTACAGGCGCCTGTATAGTGATTGTGTGTCAGAGCCAGAAAGGCTTCTGTCAAAGCCCTCGGCGTGTGCCTGATGGAGACTGCGCCACAGATGGTAGGCCTCAGCCCTGGGGGATGCAGAGACAGCCAGTGGAGGGCGGGCAGCTGTTGGCAGGTGCAGCCCAGATTGTGGCCTGCGGTTCCAGCTGGTACCCTGGTGACAGGCTGTCGGCTCCTGGCTTGTCAAAAACAGCAGACACAGAGCATGCCGGGGTGAAGCATGAGGCACCAGCGATGAGGCTGCATATGGGGTGGAGTTGAGAACAGCCAGGAAGCAAAACTCTGGATGTGGCCAGGGTGTAACGGGGTAGGGGGCGCGGGTAGGGTATAGAGCAGGCCACCATGAAGGAACAAGAGGAAGTTGGTATTTTGGGCTTCTGGTGTCACCAGCATAATATCTGGTGTCATCCTTCAAGACCCTCCCCCATGGACAATGTGCTCTAGCTCAGGAACTCTACCTACTCCCACTCCTGGTTCTTCTGACACACACCCCCTTACACTCACAGACACGCTCCTGGTGCTTCCGACACactcccttacacacacacacgcttctgGCCTTTGCTGGCCCTGATCCTCTGCCTGGCTCGCTCTTGTTCCTGGGTGGACATCAGCAGGGCTCACACTGTTGCTTGTTTTGGTCTCTGCCCAGGTGGCACATGAGGAGTGAGGCCTCGAACCACTTGGTGTAAatgcctcccctcccctagcattccatagtgttttcttttaaaggctgttcttattggaaaggcagatttacagagaggaaagaaagaagaagatttttcatctactggttcactccccaaatggttacaactgctggagtggagctgatccagagccaggaggcaaggGCCCagcaacttgagccatccttcactagtttccaaggccacaaccagggagctggttgggaaatttagtagctgggacaggaatgcccatatggggttccagcgcttgcaggaggaggattaaccaactgaaccATTCTGTTGACCCCTCCTCAtccttatttttcacattttttaaaaaagatttttattggagagataaagatcttccatctgctggtttactctccaagtggccgcagcggccagagctgatccaaagccaggagccaggagcttgctggtatcccacacaggtgcagggtcccaaggctttgggccatcctctactgctttcctaggccacaagcaaggagctggaagggaagtggagcagccagtatatggactgacacccatatgggatcccagtgcgtgtgtgaagactttagccactgggctactgcgctgggccctttttttttaaggtcgtttatttgaaggcagagtctctgtcctgtggttcacttcccagatggccacaatggctagagctgggccaggtcagggccaggagcttcttccaggtctcccacttaggtgcagggaggggtccaagtacttggatggaccatcttccactgctttcccaggtgcattagagtagggaactgggttggaagttgaGCAACTGGGACTTTAACCGGTGCCTATCTGGGACTCTGgcgctgcaggtagcagctttgcTTTGCCAACATGCCAGCCCCTCATGTAACTTTCCTGAGGGTCTGCCAGACCACTGTGGCATCCTTCTGCCATGAGGACAGGAGGCTGGGCTTGTTCTGCCACTGTCTCAGCTTGCTGTGGGCAGCGCCCAGTGCCCGGCAGACGGTGGGTGCCCACAGGCTGTTAATGGGAGTGTCTGTTTCAGAGGACGTGATGGTTTGTTTCGGAAGCATGTTTATCAAGATGCCGCACCCTCAGACCAAGGAGATGATTGAGAAAGGTAAGGCCTCCTGGGCGTAGTAAGGACCTGGCCTGGGAGTCGGGGTTTGGGCAGCCTGGGGAgcaggtgcacctgctgtgggTTGGATGGCTGCCCTGTCGCTCTGAGTTATGCCTTCTGTGTGCAGCATAGTGCTTGTTAGAAACTAGTTGGGTTATAAGTACCAGAAAACACAACAGCTTGAGGCTTTAGGGAGATAGTGGCTCAGACTTTCACCTGTTAGAGATCCCGCAGAGGTGGGCAGTTCAGGACGGGCCGAGTTGCTGGGCTTTGGCATCTGACCATCTTCTGCCTGGCTGAGGATGTCTTGGCCCGGGTAAGGCCTCTCCACTACGGCCTTTGATTCCAGAACTAGAGCCATCCTCCCCAGGGGCTTCCTGCTGGCGCCTTGTTGGCCAGAATGTCATGGCTACAAAGGATGCTGGGAGCATGAGTCTTATTTTTCATACCCAAAACAGAGACTTGCTGGAGAACAAACCTGTAGGGCAGAAGCAGGGAATGCTCACAAAATCATCTGGCCctacccaggcacttggactccAGTGAGTCTGTAGGAGGCTAATGTTGAAATGGATAAGTCTGTGCTCATGTTATAGCAAATGGCCCCGGGCAGGTAAAGGTTTCCACCTCTGCTGTAGGGCCTGCCCCAGTCTGGCCAGCTACCATGTGCCAGGCATGTCTCCAAGCCACAGGTGCTGGAACCCTGGAGCGGGAATGCGAGGGCTGACAGCCGGGAGCAGGTGGGTCCAGGGCTGGGCGCAAGCAGGAAGGAGGCTCCCGTTTTTTTTGCTCTGTACCCTGGAAAATGTGCAAGCCCAGAGGAGTACTTCGGGACTGCCTAGAGGAGTTTCCAGCTGTGCTCTCGAGCACACATTGCTATTGTAATTACAACACTGGTATTTGTCATGGGCATCCGGCTGCTCGGGCTCTACTTCCGGAGCTGGTTAGTCAGGATCTAGTCATGCGCTCTTCTGGCTCTTGACCTGGCCTGTCCCTTGTGCCTTGAGGGGCTCCGCCACAGTCCAGGAAGCCCCTGAGGGTCTGCCTcactttattagaaagtcagatgtatggagaggaagatcttctgtccattgattcactccccaagctgggctgccaggattagaaccagcacccccatggaatcccagcacgcgtaaggcgaggactttaccctctaggctactgtactgacCCCTGCCTCACGTTCATGGTGGGAAATAACCCTAGCTCAGGCCACGGGGTGGGGCTGCTCGCATCGGAAAGTCAGGCTAGGCAGGATGGCTGTCAGTGTGCCTGGGGAGCCAGGGGACTTCTGGGGTGACCCTAATCTGTCTACACTGGGCTTCAGTAGCCACCCCGTTTTTCCACTGCTAAGTACCATGAGAGAGCCTGGCTGAGGATGGGCTGGGACTGGAGGATGGCTTTGTTCCCTGTGGTTAGTGCGGTTAAGTTTGTGCATCAGGCTTGCCTGCTTGGTGTTTAGGTTGTGTCTCTACCACACTGCTCTAACCGCCCCCCCCCCTCCCCATGGACTTGGGCCTGCAGAGTGCCTAGCTGTTTGGTTCTGCTGCTCTAGGGTCTCTGGGCTGCAGGTGCTTCCACTGTGCTTCCTGTAGTTGCACTGTGAGGGTGGCCGGAGGTGCTCTTTCCCCATACACTGCTACCCATGGTGTTAGCATAGTGGAAGCCAGGGTAGTGCCCTGGCATGGGGCCTGCTGGGTCCTTGAACCTTTATTCCTTCCTTGGTGGGTCCAAGGTTTTCTCAGAGCCTAGTGCGCTGTGGGGCTGGCCCCCCACTCCTGGGTTGGTCAGCAGTGCATGGCCTACCTCATTGTTCACCCCCCTCATTGTTTCAGATCAGGATCATCTGGATAAAGAAATTGACAGACTGAGGAAACAGCTTAAAGTGAAGGTCAGCCGCCTCCTGGAGGCCCAAGGTACTGGGCTGGAAGGAGGGGCAGGCTGTGTCTAATCTCTAACCACAGACAGTGGACGGGGAGGGCTGTGGGTGTGGGAACGTTGGTGGGGCTCACTGAGGAAACTCATGGGCTCGAGGTCCGAGCTGAAATGCAGAGTGGGTGGGAGCAGCTCCGGCAGAAGCTGGAGTGCTCTGGCCGTGGAGCCCCGTGACTGCAGGTCCGGGGTGACCCAGGAGCAGGTGCACTGCGGAATTTGATGCCCGTCCTGCCAGCACCTGAAGCGGAGTTTGGCAGCATTCGTGCCACGCTAGctgctttcttgggcctggcgccagAGGCAGCAGTCGGGCAGACGGCAGGAGGCCTGGGCACTGATGGGCTGTTTTCTCCTCCCAGGCAAACCAGAGCTGAAGGGCTTTAACCTGAACCCCCTCAACCAGGACGAACTTAAAGCTCTCAAGGTCATCTTGAAAGGATGAGGTGTGAGCACCGTGGTGGGGAAGCGCAGACCAGCACCCCCAAGTCAGAGGAGTCGGACAGGGGCAGCtgcaccctggaagcagcaggcagctgcttagCTCCCTAAGCCTGTGTAGTGCTGGCCTGCTGGGAGGTGGTGGGAGGGGTCCTCGGCCCACCACCACAGCCTGGCAGACACGGGACCTATTGATGGGCTCTGGCGGCCACCAGCGGGTGGGTGGGGGCGAGAATGACTGCAGTCTGCACTTGCTGACAATGGCCTGCTGTTCCCTGGGGGGCCCAGCCGGAGGAGGGACAGAACTGggctgccttcctgcctgcctcgcAGGAGGGATGTTTTTTGCAGGCAGCACCTGTAGTGGATCTGGAGCAAGCTTGTGCTTTGTGGACCACTGCAGCAGCCGTCTGGGGTTTGGCACACATTCCCCTGCTGCATCCAGGGCACATGTGCCACTTACTGGCTGCCTTTGTGGCCTGGGCTGAGTGGGCCAAACCATCCTGTGTTCAAGAAGGGCTCAATAAACACAGCGAAACAAAGACTACTAGCACTTTCCTCAATGCTGCTCCAGTGAGCACCGCCATCCCATCAGCACACGGCCTGCGGACAGTCACGTGACACAGCTGTTAAGACACCACCTGGGACGGGACATCCTAGgcgcagcttcctgctagtgcgtactgtgggaggcagtgctgatggctcaaatgcAGGTGGAATTCTGGGACCTGGCTCTGGGCTGAGGCAGTAGGGACTCCCAGTGCCTGTAAAGCAGGGAAATCCCCATCCCCGGGGGATCACAGGAGCTGGTAGCTGTGGACAGTGGGGCACGGTACCCTCTAAGGATACGGGAAGGGTGGAGCACTGACTTGCAACAACTTCTAGGTTGCCAGGGTGAAGGGGAGCAGGTGTCCCTCGCATAAACTAATCCCCTGCATATGAACATCAAGTGCCCCTCCTGCCCCCGAGCTCAGGGCTAACTGCAGGTAGGGATGCGACTGGGAGCGGTCCCTGTACAGCCTCTTGTAAACTTTGGATTTTTAAACCCCACCTAGATGTTGTAACAAACCTGAGTATGTGGACACCCCCTTGTTGCGACTGCCTGGCTCCCCCCGCCTCCAGGGAAGGAACACCGTGCAGGGCAGGCCCTGTGCCGGGGAACCACTTGACCAGGGTTTGCTGGTGCTTTGCTGCTTAACTCCAATCCTCCTAGCTTAACCTAGGCTGGCACAGTGCACTGCCCTACCCAGGAGAGCTGGGGTCTCTGTAGGTCGCTTGAGGGAGGGGATGTAGACCATGAAACGAGCAGCCCTGGgcatcctgccttcagcctgaggctttgttttgaaaatttccaACCTGCAGCAGTGTAGGTGGACGCTCTGCTAAGATTTTCGCcaagcagccctgcctccccatcCTT carries:
- the PDRG1 gene encoding p53 and DNA damage-regulated protein 1 encodes the protein MLSPEAERVLRYLVEVEELAEEVLADKRQIVDLDTKRNQNREGLRALQKELSDSEDVMVCFGSMFIKMPHPQTKEMIEKDQDHLDKEIDRLRKQLKVKVSRLLEAQGKPELKGFNLNPLNQDELKALKVILKG